In Anopheles gambiae chromosome 2, idAnoGambNW_F1_1, whole genome shotgun sequence, a single window of DNA contains:
- the LOC1269749 gene encoding talin-2 isoform X5, whose product MSTLSLRISLEGGRVTKTIQFDPSTTVFDACRIIKDKFAEAVQGQAQEFGLFLADDDTRQGVWLEPARNLGYYMLHNHDVLEYRQKHRTLRVRMLDGAVKTILVDDSQPVSQLMVVICTKIGITNHEEYGLVREDPEAQNENQPDNRSNTGTLTLRRKAQEKERDAKMESLRKKLRTDDEINWVDVGKTLREQGIDEQETVLLRRKFFYSDQNIDSRDPVQLNLLYVQARDAILDGTHPVTQDKACEFAGIQVQIQFGDHNEAKHRPGFLDLREFLPASYVRTKNIERKIFAEHRKHVGLSDLDAKYEYTKTARELPTYGVTFFLVKEKMTGKNKLVPRLLGVTKDSVLRLDETTKEILKSWPLTTVRRWGASPNTFTLDFGDYADSYYSVQTTEAEQIVQLIAGYIDIILKKKQAKDHFGIEGDEGSTMVEESVAPSKATFLQHEETNKGGKVETHSIAKPAIMRGTDGERSYGTGEMQSIQYGAIVGQVNLAHQPPMLQQTRISSVLSEPQRALLGYISAGQDALNRAEKDLESKVQLPPLGTDPGSLQWREETLDTSKQTVTTHLATMNAATAQVVTASQPDEIDHEAVGAAVSQITQSIPEVTKEVRLIAALMDDDCTGDKLLEATRKLCNAFSDLLRSAEPESKEPRQNLLNAATRVGEASGQVLSTIGEESVESRELHDMLLGLAKAVANTTAALVLKAKSIAAVTEDEATRNKVIGAASQCALATSQLVACARVVGPTIQSPACREQLEAAAREVAKAVAHLAEVCNEATDNQQLRGDLTAAAKDVSKSLTDLLEHIKLSAREKARRVENENPVDNVLVATDILVSSSDPQEMIRQAQQLGKATAQLIQSIKGEAESQHDSNMQRKLLEAAKQLADATARMVEAARLCAGNPHDSGHQEMLRTAAEELRVITTSTANTPAIKRQLIGRLEQCARQAASSATQCITAAQNSLIHSNDVQTKEILLQDCQAVADQIPRLVAGVKGTHARPDDPNAQLCLIDAAEMFLEPGAQMAGSARELQPTVMDQAAGQQLGRSSVNLTHAIHDLRLAAHRAREACGGNELDAALEAVRNLRSVLSDTRRAAQEGSLRPLPGETADSCFKQLAAASNAVDVSMHQLMSAAQQGNRTYAGVAGRDTALALGDYTKSVRGVLVTTKNPAVVDCADEVIVDSLRVIEEAQRTLQNLDNQEALLIAIKRTKHSLGRTIDCLPGVKDINEAFETVTDLRSILDTGEYPPSDRPYGQLQNELKSAADQLNVAGGQVAQSYDSSIKLAGTSQEFCHAYKELLTVTLEMAGQTAEDRAREEIVNSLRGVSNQSISLLGTARYVAGDPDRPNAKNELSSAARLVTESINRLVDVCTQAAPGQKECDGAIRSIESLRPLLESPQESLTDQGYFDCLDTVLEKSRTLGEGMTGIANNAKNSKHVEFGHSVNSVSESIRGLIESAAQAAYLVGVSNPTSVGGRPGIVDPAQYARAAQAIRQSCDVLRGQASSQPQVLSAATVIAKHTSALCNACRNASSTTTNPVAKRHFVQAAKEVANSTAALVREIKALDQDYSPASRQRCAAATEPLLEAVSSLCHFASSPEFISIPARISTEGRKAQEPILTAGRGILDGAVDMVRTAKVLALTPTDPPVWQQLATHSRNVSESIKQLASSIREKAPGQMQCDQVLEVLKDCSRELNSAALAVGVDGLPQRKDSNLQGFTNQSLNAASELIDRLEPVKSSAKKNAESLGHAVNQIAKHIVPLTNGVIGACSQLVHSGQQTVLINQVKSVVECCAQLVQTAKQAGGNPRAAHFHPELDEAVESTREAIQELNATVERLSTENGVVTGLMEQISRSMSRISDKRQSFLGASLNDTYVDYQTRMVQSAKEIARYANEINAKAAIDPSKLAQLCVEMTHHYTQLAQDSIGASALTTSPDVAIRIRNTVQDLGRSVNVLIQSTTGIRKDDSSGLVEISRGARDVSEKVAQVLAALQAGSRGTQACINASSTVSAIISDLDTTIMFATAGTLQSSDEDGKFSDHREHILKTAKALVEDTKILVAGAAGTQDQLAAAAQNAVTTILQLADAVKHGAASLGSGQPDSQVMVINAVKDVAAALGYGDECHLAA is encoded by the exons ATGTCCACACTATCCCTCCGGATCAGCCTCGAGGGAGGCCGGGTGACAAAGACGATCCAGTTCGATCCGAGCACGACCGTGTTCGATGCGTGTCGCATCATCAAGGACAAGTTCGCGGAGGCGGTACAGGGGCAGGCGCAGGAGTTTGGCCTCTTCCTAGCGGACGATGACACCCGGCAGGGCGTGTGGCTGGAGCCGGCCCGCAACCTGGGCTACTACATGCTGCACAACCACGATGTGCTCGAGTACCGACAGAAGCACCGGACGCTGCGCGTGCGCATGCTGGACGGTGCGGTCAAGACGATCCTGGTCGACGATTCGCAGCCGGTGTCGcagctgatggtggtgatcTGCACAAAGATTGGCATCACCAACCACGAGGAGTACGGGCTGGTGCGCGAAGACCCGGAGGCGCAGAACGAGAACCAGCCCGACAATCGCTCCAACACCGGCACGCTCACGCTGCGTCGCAAGGCGCAGGAGAAGGAGCGGGACGCGAAGATGGAGAGCTTGCGGAAGAAGCTGCGCACGGACGACGAGATCAACTGGGTGGACGTGGGCAAGACGCTGCGCGAGCAGGGCATCGACGAGCAGGAGACGGTGCTGCTGCGGCGCAAGTTCTTCTACTCCGACCAGAACATCGATTCGCGCGACCCGGTACAGCTGAACCTGCTGTACGTGCAGGCGCGCGATGCCATCCTGGACGGGACGCACCCGGTCACGCAGGACAAGGCGTGCGAGTTCGCCGGCATACAGGTGCAGATCCAGTTCGGGGACCATAACGAGGCGAAACATAGACCCGGGTTTCTGGA TTTGCGAGAGTTTCTGCCCGCCTCGTACGTGCGCACGAAGAACATTGAGCGGAAAATATTCGCCGAACACCGGAAGCACGTCGGGCTGTCCGACCTGGACGCGAAGTACGAGTACACCAAGACGGCCCGCGAGCTGCCCACGTACGGTGTGACGTTTTTCCTGGTGAAGGAGAAAATGACCGGCAAGAACAAGCTCGTGCCCCGGCTGCTGGGCGTCACCAAGGACTCGGTGCTGCGGTTGGACGAGACGACGAAGGAGATCCTGAAATCGTGGCCGCTGACGACCGTACGCCGGTGGGGCGCGTCGCCCAACACGTTCACGCTCGATTTCGGCGATTACGCCGACTCGTACTACTCGGTGCAAACGACGGAAGCGGAACAGATCGTGCAGCTGATCGCCGGCTACATCGACATCATCCTGAAGAAGAAGCAGGCAAAGGACCACTTCGGCATCGAGGGCGACGAGGGCTCCACCATGGTGGAGGAAAGTGTCGCACCGTCAAA AGCCACCTTCCTGCAGCACGAGGAGACGAACAAAGGTGGCAAGGTGGAAACCCATTCCATCGCTAAGCCAGCCATCATGCGCGGAACTGACG GTGAACGGTCGTACGGTACTGGCGAGATGCAATCGATACAGTACGGTGCCATCGTCGGTCAGGTCAACCTGGCACACCAGCCACCGATG TTGCAGCAAACGCGCATCAGTTCGGTACTGTCCGAGCCACAGCGTGCACTGCTCGGGTACATTTCCGCCGGTCAGGATGCGCTCAACCGGGCGGAGAAGGATCTGGAGAGCAAGGTGCAGCTGCCACCGCTCGGTACCGATCCGGGCTCGTTGCAGTGGCGCGAGGAAACGCTCGACACGTCGAAGCAAACCGTCACGACGCATCTGGCCACGATGAATGCGGCGACGGCGCAGGTCGTGACCGCGTCGCAGCCCGACGAGATCGACCACGAGGCGGTCGGTGCGGCCGTGTCGCAGATCACGCAGAGCATCCCGGAGGTGACGAAAGAGGTGCGCCTGATTGCCGCTCTCATGGACGATGACTGTACCGGCGATAAGCTGCTGGAAGCGACGCGCAAACTGTGCAATGCGTTTAGCGATCTGTTGCGCTCGGCCGAGCCGGAAAGCAAGGAGCCGCGCCAGAACCTGCTGAATGCGGCGACGCGTGTCGGTGAGGCGAGCGGACAGGTGCTGAGCACGATCGGCGAGGAGAGCGTGGAGAGCCGCGAGCTGCACGATATGCTGCTCGGGCTGGCGAAGGCGGTCGCCAACACGACGGCTGCGCTGGTGCTGAAGGCGAAATCGATCGCGGCCGTGACGGAAGATGAGGCAACTCGCAACAAAG TTATCGGAGCGGCAAGTCAGTGTGCTCTGGCTACCAGCCAGCTGGTGGCGTGTGCCCGTGTCGTCGGTCCCACCATTCAGAGTCCGGCTTGTCGGGAGCAGCTGGAAGCGGCAGCGCGTGAGGTCGCTAAAGCCGTCGCTCACCTGGCCGAAGTGTGCAACGAGGCGACGGACAATCAGCAGCTGCGTGGCGACCTGACGGCAGCGGCGAAGGACGTCTCCAAGTCGCTGACCGATCTGCTCGAGCACATCAAGCTGAGTGCGCGTGAGAAGGCACGCCGCGTGGAGAATGAGAACCCCGTGGATAATGTGCTGGTAGCGACAGACATTCTTGTTTCGTCGTCCGACCCGCAGGAGATGATCCGGCAGGCGCAGCAGCTCGGCAAAGCAACGGCCCAGCTCATCCAGAGCATCAAGGGCGAGGCGGAAAGTCAGCACGACTCGAACATGCAGCGCAAGCTGCTCGAGGCCGCAAAGCAACTGGCCGACGCTACGGCACGGATGGTGGAAGCGGCCCGGCTGTGTGCCGGAAACCCGCACGATTCGGGCCACCAGGAGATGCTGCGCACCGCGGCGGAGGAGCTGCGTGTCATCACGACATCGACGGCAAACACGCCCGCCATCAAGCGGCAGCTGATTGGGCGGCTGGAACAGTGCGCCAGACAGGCGGCCTCGTCCGCCACGCAATGCATAACGGCGGCCCAGAACTCGCTCATCCACAGCAACGATGTGCAGACGAAGGAGATCCTGCTGCAGGACTGTCAGGCGGTGGCCGATCAGATTCCCCGGCTGGTGGCGGGTGTAAAGGGCACGCATGCGCGTCCAGACGACCCGAACGCGCAGCTGTGCTTGATCGATGCCGCCGAGATGTTCCTCGAGCCGGGCGCACAGATGGCCGGTTCGGCACGCGAACTACAGCCAACCGTTATGGACCAGGCGGCTGGGCAGCAGCTGGGACGCAGCTCCGTCAACTTGACCCACGCCATCCACGATCTGCGGCTGGCGGCCCATCGTGCACGGGAGGCATGCGGTGGCAACGAGCTGGACGCTGCGCTGGAAGCGGTTCGCAACCTGCGCAGCGTGCTGAGCGACACACGCCGCGCCGCCCAGGAAGGAAGTCTGCGTCCGCTGCCGGGCGAGACGGCAGACAGTTGCTTCAAGCAGCTGGCTGCCGCTAGCAACGCGGTCGACGTTTCGATGCACCAGCTGATGAGCGCCGCCCAGCAGGGCAATCGTACGTACGCAGGGGTCGCCGGTCGCGACACTGCTCTCGCCCTGGGCGATTACACCAAGAGTGTGCGCGGGGTGCTTGTAACTACGAAGAATCCTGCCGTGGTCGATTGCGCCGACGAGGTGATTGTGGATTCGCTGCGCGTGATTGAGGAAGCGCAGCGAACGCTCCAGAATCTGGACAACCAGGAGGCGCTGCTGATTGCGATCAAGCGCACGAAACATTCGCTCGGTCGTACGATCGACTGTCTACCGGGCGTGAAGGACATCAACGAGGCGTTCGAGACGGTAACGGATTTGCGCAGCATTCTCGACACGGGCGAGTACCCACCGTCGGATCGTCCGTATGGCCAGCTGCAAAACGAGTTGAAATCGGCCGCTGATCAGTTAAACGTAGCTGGCGGACAGGTGGCACAATCGTACGACAGTTCCATCAAGCTGGCCGGCACAAGCCAGGAGTTCTGTCACGCCTACAAAGAGCTGCTAACGGTGACGCTCGAAATGGCAGGCCAAACGGCGGAAGATCGTGCCCGGGAAGAGATCGTCAACTCGCTGCGCGGCGTTTCGAACCAGTCGATTAGTCTGCTGGGCACGGCTCGCTACGTTGCGGGCGACCCGGACCGTCCGAATGCGAAGAACGAGCTGTCCTCTGCGGCACGGCTGGTGACGGAAAGCATCAACCGGCTGGTGGACGTATGCACGCAGGCCGCCCCAGGGCAGAAGGAGTGTGATGGCGCGATACGTAGCATTGAATCGCTGCGACCGCTGCTGGAGTCACCCCAGGAATCGCTGACCGATCAGGGCTACTTCGACTGTCTCGACACGGTGCTGGAGAAATCGCGCACACTCGGCGAGGGCATGACGGGCATCGCAAACAACGCGAAGAACTCGAAGCACGTTGAGTTTGGCCACTCGGTCAACTCGGTGTCGGAGTCGATTCGTGGTCTGATCGAGTCTGCCGCACAGGCCGCGTATCTGGTGGGAGTTTCCAACCCTACCAGCGTCGGAGGGCGTCCGGGCATTGTCGACCCGGCTCAGTACGCTCGTGCAGCACAGGCAATCCGTCAGAGCTGCGACGTTCTGCGAGGTCAGGCCTCTTCTCAGCCGCAGGTCCTGTCGGCGGCGACCGTCATCGCCAAGCACACGTCTGCGCTTTGCAATGCGTGTCGCAATGCAAGCTCCACCACAACGAACCCGGTCGCCAAGCGGCACTTTGTCCAGGCTGCCAAGGAGGTGGCCAACTCGACGGCTGCGCTGGTGCGTGAAATTAAGGCCCTCGATCAGGACTACAGTCCGGCATCGCGGCAACGCTGTGCCGCTGCGACGGAACCACTGCTTGAGGCGGTTTCTTCGCTCTGTCACTTTGCCTCCTCGCCCGAGTTCATCTCGATTCCGGCCCGCATCTCGACCGAGGGTCGCAAGGCACAGGAACCGATCCTGACGGCCGGGCGTGGCATACTCGACGGTGCAGTTGATATGGTTCGCACGGCAAAGGTGCTCGCGCTGACACCGACCGATCCGCCAGTATGGCAGCAGCTCGCAACCCACAGCCGCAACGTGTCGGAAAGCATTAAGCAGCTTGCGTCGAGCATTCGCGAGAAGGCTCCTGGCCAGATGCAGTGCGACCAGGTGCTGGAGGTGCTGAAGGATTGCTCGCGGGAGCTCAACTCAGCCGCTCTAGCGGTCGGTGTTGATGGTTTGCCGCAGCGCAAGGACAGCAATCTGCAGGGCTTTACCAACCAATCGCTCAATGCGGCGTCCGAGCTGATCGATCGTCTCGAGCCGGTGAAATCGTCCGCAAAGAAGAATGCCGAAAGTCTGGGTCACGCTGTAAATCAGATCGCGAAACACATTGTGCCGCTGACGAATGGAGTGATTGGAGCATGCTCGCAGCTCGTCCACTCCGGTCAGCAAACGGTGCTGATCAACCAGGTCAAATCGGTTGTTGAGTGTTGCGCACAGCTCGTACAAACTGCTAAGCAGGCAGGCGGTAACCCACGTGCCGCTCATTTCCATCCGGAGCTGGATGAGGCAGTTGAATCGACGCGGGAAGCGATCCAAGAGCTGAACGCAACCGTCGAGCGTCTTTCCACGGAGAACGGTGTGGTGACGGGTTTGATGGAGCAAATTTCCCGCTCGATGTCTCGCATCTCCGACAAGCGCCAATCGTTCCTGGGAGCGTCGCTGAATGATACGTACGTCGACTACCAGACGCGCATGGTACAGAGTGCGAAGGAGATTGCGCGCTACGCGAACGAAATCAACGCCAAGGCCGCCATCGATCCGTCCAAGCTGGCCCAGCTGTGCGTGGAGATGACGCATCATTACACGCAGCTGGCGCAGGACTCGATTGGTGCGTCCGCGCTTACCACTTCACCGGATGTGGCGATCCGCATCCGCAACACGGTGCAGGATCTCGGCCGCTCGGTCAACGTGCTGATCCAATCGACGACCGGTATCCGGAAGGACGATAGCAGCGGCTTGGTGGAGATATCTCGCGGCGCTCGTGACGTGTCGGAGAAGGTGGCCCAGGTACTGGCCGCCCTTCAGGCCGGTTCGCGTGGTACGCAGGCGTGCATTAACGCTTCCAGCACGGTGTCCGCGATCATCAGCGATCTCGACACGACGATCATGTTCGCCACCGCCGGTACGCTGCAGTCGAGCGACGAGGATGGCAAATTCTCCGACCATCGCGAGCACATCCTCAAGACAGCGAAGGCGCTGGTGGAGGACACAAAGATCCTGGTGGCCGGTGCTGCCGGCACACAGGATCAGCTAGCAGCAGCCGCCCAGAACGCGGTGACGACGATTT TGCAATTGGCCGACGCAGTCAAGCATGGGGCCGCCTCGCTCGGTTCCGGTCAGCCCGACTCGCAAGTGATGGTCATAAACGCGGTCAAAGACGTCGCCGCAGCACTCG